From a region of the Janthinobacterium sp. 61 genome:
- a CDS encoding EAL domain-containing protein, giving the protein MTAIFTPCNSESHAASIEFGHAFQPIIDVAAHRIVSYEALIRGAHGEAASQVFSSVAPEDMHRFDAAGRVEAIRLAAQLGIGCDLNLNLLPQSLLLSSSSIDSMLDAAAECGLPVRRLVIEVAEGEMIHDHARFSQLINVYRRAGLKVSIDDFGAGYSGLNLLAELQPDQIKMDMALIRGIESNGPRQAIVRAIASVCIDLGIDLMAEGVETLDEFQWLRGEGIQLFQGYLFAKPSFTSLPPAQFPD; this is encoded by the coding sequence ATGACCGCCATCTTTACACCTTGCAATTCAGAGAGCCATGCCGCATCGATTGAATTCGGACATGCTTTCCAGCCCATTATCGACGTGGCCGCTCACAGGATTGTCTCGTATGAAGCGCTCATACGTGGAGCTCACGGCGAAGCAGCATCGCAAGTGTTCAGCTCTGTGGCACCAGAGGATATGCATCGCTTCGATGCCGCCGGCCGCGTGGAGGCAATCCGGCTGGCTGCCCAGCTAGGTATCGGCTGCGATCTCAACCTGAATCTATTGCCACAAAGCCTGCTGCTTTCCTCGTCGTCAATCGACAGCATGCTCGATGCCGCCGCAGAGTGCGGGCTTCCTGTCAGGCGCCTCGTGATCGAGGTTGCCGAAGGTGAAATGATACATGATCACGCACGCTTCTCTCAACTGATCAACGTGTATCGCAGGGCAGGTTTGAAGGTATCCATCGATGATTTTGGCGCTGGATATTCGGGCTTGAATTTGCTGGCGGAACTCCAGCCCGACCAGATCAAGATGGATATGGCTTTAATACGCGGCATAGAAAGCAACGGTCCCAGACAGGCCATCGTGCGGGCGATTGCCAGTGTATGTATCGATCTTGGCATTGATTTAATGGCCGAGGGCGTTGAAACACTGGATGAGTTCCAATGGCTGAGGGGTGAAGGCATACAGCTTTTTCAGGGTTATTTGTTTGCGAAACCCAGTTTCACGAGCCTTCCACCAGCGCAATTTCCAGACTGA